Genomic DNA from Oncorhynchus mykiss isolate Arlee chromosome 2, USDA_OmykA_1.1, whole genome shotgun sequence:
ATTTGCTCTTAGAGTAACGTTACTGctttattgttgttttattgaCTAGTCAGCTGGCCAGCTAGACTGACAACAATAGACAACTAGTGCAGAGCTAGCAAGCATACTagttctagctagctagcagacgaCCCTTTGACTTTCCCCTCAAAAGGAGCAGGCTGCTGTAGCTGGCCAACTCAAGACATATGAACAGctagcatgttagctagctagctagttttcaCAGCCATGTTCATGTAGTTATCATGTTAGTCTAACCATCTACCTTGCCAATGTTATAGCGGATTTCATCATGCCTTGTGAGGCTGGTTGGCTATTTGCAACCTCACAACAAACCAAGGTTGTTCAGTGACTGGATAAATGTAAAGGTAACGATGTCAAGGTAACTAGGATCCAGTGATGTGTTTTAGCAGGTAACGTAAAGTGGTTAGCTGATCGCCATACATGAAATGTCAATACTTAATATTATTTCTTATGATTATAGTAGAGCTGGCAAAAGAGCAAGAACTTGGATGAGTTGAAACAGCCTTGTTAGCTTTCTACACAAAGATGTATATGACTGTGCTAAAATCACAAAACGCTAGAAACTAGTTGGTTGGCCTTCCTAGCTAGTGATGTTCACCCTCCACATGACTGGTCAAGCATGTTTCATTACTGTACTGCTGGTGACTGGCAGCCCCACTGAAAGATGCTAGGATTACTGAATGTCATCCTTGCAACATTAGTGGTTGGTTGTTGATGCTGTCACACAGACTATCCagtatgagtatttctgtgtgtggaagCAGACTTCAGCCTAATCAAATTGAGATTATTAGGGGATTACCACCACCTAATTTGGATTGAATCCTCCTTAGTGCAAAGGTATCAGACAACGTAATTGGGTGTAAATCGAGTTGATGCAAGTCTGtgatttactgtctctatcttCTACTGGATGTCTCAATCTCCCTCCCTGACTGTTTCAGCTCATGGTGGTCCGAGGTGCAGATGGGTCCCCCTGACCCCATCCTGGGGGTGTCGGAGGCCTACAAGCGGGACACCAACCCCAAGAAGATTAACCTGGGTGTAGGAGCATACCGTGATGACCAGGGCAAGCCATATGTCCTCAGCTGTGTTCGCAAGGTGTGTTCAATCACTGCTTAATGTTTATGATAACTAATCTCATCATATCCATCATAACACGAGAAACTCCCAACTTTCACAAGAGATTAGAAGTTAAACAGACATCAGCCTAGCTGTCTATAATCACCTTGACACTGAGAACAGACTTAACTAAACACCTTGGCTTGACTTTGACCCTGTGTATACTTAGGCTGAAGCTCAGATTGCTGCAAAGAAGCTGGACAAAGAATACCTGGCTATTGGCGGTCTGGGGGACTTTACCAAGGCATGCGCCAAACTGGCTTTGGGAGACGACAATGAGGTTATCAAGAGTGGCAGGGTAAGTCAAGCCTTTCCTGGAACCTCAGACATCCTGATTCCACAGCACAGATTTAGAAGCCTTATTTTTACAGTTTGTTGTTTATTCCCTGTTCACAGAACATCACTGTCCAAACTATTTCTGGAACTGGGTCTTTGAGAATCGGAGCCAACTTCCTGGTAAGAGCCCTGATCCTTTTGCCTATTTACATATGGGTAGTTCCATGGCAACATagtgatgctgagactcagattgtacactttaaaatgtatgttaaGGAAAAACCAATGATtgtaaagttaaacaaaccatacaactctatgcacaaggaatacttttaacaatttccacagaaaatTGTACAAACAAATTTACTTGAAGAACattgcagatgcaaagtttgcgCCGTCATTCTGTTCCCACAAAcgatcattctgttaccaaacttagCATCTGCACAGGCTTATTAATGAACGTCTCTTTTCCCTACTTTCTCCATTCTTCCTCCCGTCTCAGTCCCGTTTCCATACAGAAGCCAGGGACGTGTACCTGCCCAAACCCTCCTGGGGGAACCATACACCCATCTTCAGAGACGCTGGGATGCAACTGAAGGCATACACCTACTATGACCCAAAGACCTGTGGCTTTGACTTCCAGGGAGCCCTGAATGACATCTCTGTAAGTCATGGCACAGAAGCCTAATCTCCACCTGTCAATGTGTACAGAAAGTACAATAAACTACTAGATAATTgtatgtctcattattatagatattttttttaagCGTTATTGTTTCCTCTTATTCAGAAAATCCCTGAGAAGagtgtcataatgcttcatgccTGTGCCCACAACCCCACAGGAGTGGACCCTCGGCCAGAGCAGTGGAAGGAGATCGCTGACCTAGTGAAGGTTAACACAGCTGAATATAAAGTTCTCGGTAGTCCTCTGACACCTCATTCGATCCAGCAACCAAAATATATAACACGTTCtcttatacatttttttattccaGAAAAGGAACCTCCTGGTGTTCTTTGACATGGCCTACCAGGGCTTTGCCAGTGGCGATATTGACCGTGATGCCTGGGCTGTGCGTTATTTTATTGAGCAAGGCCACAACATTGTGCTTTCTCAGTCTTTTGCTAAGAACATGGGTCTCTATGGTGAGTAATGATAATCAGACTGGTCATGTTTGAGTataatgttgggggggggggggggggaccaaatAATTTTGTGTTTATTTAAGCTAAGCAACATACCTTGTGTGGTGGTGTGTTATGTCCTCAGGTGAGCGTGTTGGGGGCTTCACTGTTGTTTGTAAGGATGCTGAGGAGGCCAAGCGTGTGGAGTCCCAGCTGAAGATCCTCATTCGGCCCATCTACTCCAACCCTCCCATGAATGGGGCACGCATTGCTGCCACCATCCTCAATACACCAGACCTGTACAAAGAGTGGTGTGTAACAGTCATCCAGTGTCGTGCTTCAATTGTCTCGCAGCAATAAATATGGGCCCAGTTGAATCACGACTGTTCTCTCTAGGCTTGGGGAGGTGCATGGTATGGCCAACCGCATCATCACAATGAGGGAGCTGCTGGTGGCCAACCTAAAGAAGGAGGGCTCCACTCGGAACTGGAAGCACGTCATTGACCAGATTGGCATGTTCTGCTTTACAGGGCTGAAGCCTGAACAGGTAGTGTAACTGTCTCTACACGGTCTTATACTATAGTATGTGATTTCCATCGGGTCACCTACTTGTAAAGGAATCATCAAATGAAACATTGACTATACTATAAGTATCAGATGAGTCTTGAGTATAACTGTATTTCAACTTGTGCAGGTGGAGCGCCTTACAAAGGAGTTCTCCGTCTACATGACAAAGGATGGGCGTATCTCCATGGCTGGTGTCACCTCTGGCAACGTGGGTTACCTTGCACAAGGTATACATGCAGTGACCAAGTGAGATGGTTGACCAGGAGTCACACACCGTAGTCACCATCAGGACAGAGGGGCGGTAGAGTCAGACAAGAAAAATACGTCCTTATGAAAATTAACTCTCTCCTCAGCTTTCCTTTAGGGAAATACTCAAGTAAAGATACCATAGGGTTATTTATGTTGGCATTGTCTAGATATTGTATGTTGGACTATCTAACTAGGCTTTTAATTTTGAGTCCCCTGGAAAAATTGTGGGTTccctggggggaaaaaaatcaaggAACTCTTGAATCTTTTTGATCCCCCCTCAGACATCAAAATATCTTATAGATCACACTTCCCAATGAAAGCACAAGTTTAGAATCGTGTCTATATTGCAGCAAGTCCTCTCACTTAGTTTGAACACACCCTGTCTCTAAAAGAACTGTGCTCAACTGTTGGTTGTAACATGGACACCAAAGTAATAAGGATTAAGACAATTATTTCAGGTAATTTTATTGAAATGCGCGTCTCTGAATCATTTAATAATTATCTTACAAAGTTTCTTTCCAAAAGATATCAGGTGCTGAAAAACTTTTGTCAGTGGAACCTGCCTAGGTAATTCTAGTGGAGTCATGGCACTTGTTTTATGAGGGATGATATGTGCTGCATGGAATCAACGATTGTGATTATCAACTGGCCACAATGTGTGCTAAGGATGTTATTCTGCTGTTGTAATTTATTGTAACAGATGACCACCATCTGCCAATCAACTGCCACATCTCCCACTAATGCTGTACCATTTAATTGAACTATGTTTATCTATGGGCTGTACACAGTATACTGTATGAACTGTTTTGACTCAATTTCAGGAGCATGAAGGGAGTTTTGCTACTTGCGCATTGCCTTGTACACATGCCCCCTCATGAGCTTCACCTTCATTGAAAGTCAAATGTAATGCACCTTAAGATTGCCCTCTGACTTTGAGTGGTGTACATTTCTGATGGGCCATGGAAAGCAGAGTCCAGCCAACCTCTAACACAGACTTGCCCTCAAGCCAACCACTGACTTATGGCTTTTACTTTGTGTTGTGAAAGATTACTGGTGGGTTCCACCTTGTAGATTATGGACTGCAGGGCCCCAAACATTCTAAAGCATGTCAGAAGTTTTACCCTTTCAGTCACCTGCTCTGTTGAGGTTGCAGATCTCTGGCCCCATGTGGTCCAAGGAGTTGGAACTCCTTTCTTTTGGTGGAGGCATCTGCTTGTTCTAATTAGACACTGATTTTTAACTACTGGAACGGTCATCTTTTTCTGCCCAATGTCACTATTCAAATTAATCTGATGTTCTTTTGAATGGTACTCAATTCTCTGAAATAATCTGATCATGATTTGTGTACTATAATGTTCTGAGTTTCTCAGATTTGAGTCAGCTTCATGTCATTATTTATGTCTGACCAGTGTTATTGTCACTAAAATAAAGATGGTTGCACGGTTTGTAAATGTCAGTTTCTTAGCTTTGAGCAATGACTCAAGCACTAAAAATGTCAACTGTGTATTATTAAAAAGTTTGGTAAGGCAGCAGGGAAAGGATAAAGTGCAAAAAATGGTTTTAATTCAAGAAAGGCCTACAATTTACCGACATACGGACACTCTCCTCTTCAGTGCTTACAGAGCACTGGAAATGTTAGGTAGAAATACCTTGAGTAGGGTTGCAAAGAGAGGGTATTTTACTGGTAACTTTCAAAGTTTACTAGTAAACTAACAGAATTTTATGAAATGTATCATGAGATCTAGTGGCCTTTTTGGATAGTTCATATTATCATTATCTCTGGCCCACTGTGGCCAATAGACAACTCTAGGGCCCAAAagcttatttttattttataatgggcagcgccattgaggactttaaccattttgaagtagtaaactgggtgggacttcctatgcgTTAAGGCTCACATAATTCCATACAGATCAGCAAATGAATTATACTCATGAGGAAACATTCTAtgactgcaggtggcagtaaatcggcAAATTtcgctttatacctgttcaaacaacacactagatggcagtgtgcaccctttcagtttgtttgccaACTCAGAAGTTGTAGAAGAAGAAAATATACTACTTAAAAATGGAGGGCTCAATTGCGCCGCCACAGACAGAAGGGAAAACAAAGACAAGTCACGGATGCTATAAAGCTGAAGCATCCATTTACAATGTTTTCTCATTTTTTTCTGTTTAGGGGTGCAAGGTAAaatagaggagaacagaggaggcattacgtaacggaaatatgcaaatacttGCTACAACACGCCAATGGGATctcactagctcgtgcttggctttGCCAACCTCCTTGCTGGTTCTGCCGACTATACTTAATTTGCTCTCAGTGTAAACGATAGATGAACAATCTTGGATTAGTTATACATATCTTCAGCGCTGCGCAGATGCCATAATGGGACAGACACAATGATGCCTTGTCTATCTAAGTCTACGGTGTGGCATTGTTATAGATCAAATCATTAAATAAgatgatttaaaaatgtaaaatagaaTTGGCCAAGCTGTAAAGGGTTTCAGCATGACATGACCCCTTGTATTTGTTACAcacttgtatttattttactagcTATGTCTtgtctttgttgtaaatgttttggtGCTAAACTGGTAGCAGTTGTGAAAAAGTCAATAGTTGAAGAGGTGCagaattaattttaaaaaaaatagtacAACAAAAATGCTGACATACAAACTCTTCCTCAATGATGCAGTGCTCAATATCAATTTTAGTAAATAAAACATCCAGAATAGGacctttaatttaaaaaatatggaATCAATACTAGgtcagatttttttaaacacacGAGAAATAAAACACAAGAATATACACTATGTACAAGGTCAGTACCAGCACCCTATCAATGTGCACAGATATAGTGGTAGTTGAGGTAAATATGTACTTGTAGGaggggtaaaagtgactgggCAGcagaataaatacaaataataaataGTAGCAGCCGAGTAAGtggtgaatgtgtgtgagtgtgcatagactCAGTGCAGATAGTTTGTGGGTGGGCAGCCAATGCTTAGCTACTCAGCAGTCGATTAGAATGGGGGCgttctcggtcctccttttcctgtagtccacaatcatctcctttgtcttgatcacgttgggagaggggttgttgtcctggcaccacacggccaggtctctgacctccctatagactgtctcgtcattgtcggtgatcagttgtgtcatcagcaaatttaatgatgttgttggagtggtgcctggctgtgcagtcatgagtgaacagggagtacaggaggggactgagcacgcacccctgacgggcccctgtgttgaggatcagcgtggtggatgtgttgttacctacccttatcacctggcggtg
This window encodes:
- the got2a gene encoding glutamic-oxaloacetic transaminase 2a, mitochondrial, which codes for MALLKSSKIISAVGLHPPLGVLSIRASSWWSEVQMGPPDPILGVSEAYKRDTNPKKINLGVGAYRDDQGKPYVLSCVRKAEAQIAAKKLDKEYLAIGGLGDFTKACAKLALGDDNEVIKSGRNITVQTISGTGSLRIGANFLSRFHTEARDVYLPKPSWGNHTPIFRDAGMQLKAYTYYDPKTCGFDFQGALNDISKIPEKSVIMLHACAHNPTGVDPRPEQWKEIADLVKKRNLLVFFDMAYQGFASGDIDRDAWAVRYFIEQGHNIVLSQSFAKNMGLYGERVGGFTVVCKDAEEAKRVESQLKILIRPIYSNPPMNGARIAATILNTPDLYKEWLGEVHGMANRIITMRELLVANLKKEGSTRNWKHVIDQIGMFCFTGLKPEQVERLTKEFSVYMTKDGRISMAGVTSGNVGYLAQGIHAVTK